The Coraliomargarita sinensis genomic sequence CGATCTGAGCGAAAAGTTCCTCTTTGGAAACATTTTCCGGGAAGAGATGCAGGCGGCTCTCGATGCCGATGCGCTCGGCGGTTCTCTCTTTCTTGCGAACGTAGGAGACAGAGGCGGGGTCGTCGCCGACGCGGATGAAGGCCACGGTGGGCTTCTTGCCTTCCAGTGCACCGACCTCTGCGGTGAGTTCTTCAATAATGGATTCTGCGATGGCGTTACCGTCGATGAGTTGCATGGGTGCAAGGAACGCGAAAGAGCATTCGGTTGGCAATCCAAATTCTGATCGATGCATTCCGGATTGTTTTCGGAAGCAAAACTGGCGGCTACTTCAAGGGGGAGCTCAAAAGCTTGCCCGGAAAGCAGATGATCTGTTTTTTGAGAATCATGCATCCATCCCTGCGTCTCTTGCTTTGTTTTTTTGCCCTTCAAATCGTGGTCTTCGGTCAGAGCCCGGTTTGGAAGATCAGCAAGAATGAACAAACACTCTACGTCGGTGGCACCTGCCACATTTTGAGGCAATCGGACTTTCCGCTGCCAGAGGCATTCGATGCCGCCTACAACGAATCGGACTTGCTGGTCTTCGAGGTCGACCCGGCCCGGATGCAGGATCCGGCGGTTGCCACGCAATTGATGCGGAAGGCCCGCTATACCGATGGACGCACATTAAAGACGGTGCTTTCAAAAGAAGTATATGATGAACTGGCAGCGCAGGCCAAGAAATCCGAAATGCCGATCGAGGTGCTGAACGGCTTGAAGCCCGGTATGGCAGTCATGATGTTGACGATTCAGGAATTGATGAAGGCGGGTGTGACGCAGGACGGCGTCGACATGGTTTTTGCCAAGCGCGCCAAAGCGGACGGTAAACCGGTGCGGTCACTGGAAACCGCGGAGTTTCAGATTGATCTGATTACGTCGATGGGGGAGGGGCTCGAAGACGAGTTGGTCCGCTACAGTTTGCGCGACCTGAACCAGATCGAAAAATTTTTCGGCGTGATGATTCGCGCCTGGCGTGAGGGGGACAACCAGGCGTTGGAGCGACTGTTCGTTGATGATATGCGCAAGTTCCCCGGTCTCTACGAAGCATTGCTGGCCGAGCGAAATGAGAACTGGATGAACGACCTGGAAAAGATGCTGGCGACGCCCGAAGTCGAATTTGTTCTCGTCGGGGCGGGGCACCTGGTGGGCGAAGATGGCCTTCTGGCAAGTTTTCAGAAAATGGGCTGCCAGGTCCAGGTCTTGGGGTCGGAATCGGTTCAATAGGAGGCTAGGGAGATTCCTTGCATCAAGCGGTCAGGGCATCTGTCTGGCGGCCGGGTTTCGATTCGTGGAACCACTTCGGCTGTCAATACTGGGCTCAGGGCCTGAAAAACGCTGATTTTCCGCCCCCTAAAAAAGTCCAACAAAATCCTTGCACCGAAAAAGTGAAACGCTACTTTCCCCATCTTTCTCTAAATCAGACGACTCAATTTAATGCCTACAATTAACCAACTTGTCCGCGCACCACGTGTAGTGCAGAAGGAAAAATCCAAGTCCCGCGCTCTGGATCGCAACCCGTTTCGCCGTGGCGTTTGCGTGCAGGTCATGACCCGCACGCCCAAGAAGCCAAACTCGGCGATCCGTAAGGTGGCCAAAGTCCGCTTGACCAATGGTATCGAAGTGATCGCCTACATCCCAGACGAGGGCCACAACCTGCAGGAGCACAGCATCGTTCTTGTTCGTGGCGGTCGTGTGAAGGACCTTCCCGGTGTCCGTTACCACATCGTCCGTGGCACGCTTGACTGTGTCGGGGTCGAGAAACGTCGCCGCAGCCGCTCCAAGTATGGTGTGAAAAAGCCCAAGGAGTAATCAGAATTTACAGTCACCAGTCATTTTTAATTAGCATTTACTATGTCACGTCGCCGCCAAGCTGTTAAACGTCCGCTCATTCCGGACCCGCGCTACAATAGCACTCTCGTCACCAATCTTGTGAACATGATCATGGAGCGCGGTAAGCGCACCGTCGCGCAACGTATCGTTTACACCGCATTTCAGCGCGTGAGCGAGAAGCTCGGCAAGGGTGATCCTGTCGATCTCGTCATGGGGGCCCTCGAGAATGCACGTCCCAAGCTTGAAGTGAAGAGCCGCCGTGTCGGTGGTGCCACCTATCAGGTACCGGTTGAAGTTTCTTTTGAGCGCCAGCAAAGCCTCGCTTTCCGTTGGATGGTATCGACCGCCCGCAACCGCAAGGGTGTTCCCATGGACGAAGCTCTGGCTGATGAAATCGTGGATGCCTACAACAACACCGGTGCTGTGGTTAAGAAAAAAGAAGAGATGCACCGCATGGCCCAGGCCAACCGTGCCTTTGCGCATTTGCGCTGGTAGTGCATCCGCACCTGTGTGATGGTTTGCGAACTGTCACACGCCCCCTGTTCTTTCCCAGTCTTCCCTTTTATGTCCGCTAATAATACAGCGTCTGCTAACTCGCCGAAACGTAAGTTCCCTCTGGAGCATACGCGTAACATCGGTATAGCTGCGCATATCGACGCCGGGAAGACGACGACAACGGAAAGAATTCTATTTTACGCAGGTGTTGTCCACAAGATGGGCGAAGTGCACGAAGGCAGTGCCGTCACCGATTGGATGGAGCAGGAGCGTGAGCGTGGCATCACGATCACATCCGCAGCCATCTCCTGCAACTGGACGAACCAGCAGGGACCGTTTGCCGGGATCAATAACCAGATCAATATCATTGATACGCCCGGCCACGTGGATTTCACGGCGGAGGTGGAGCGTTCGCTCCGCGTGCTCGATGGGGCGGTCGGTGTTTTTTGTGCGGTGGCCGGTGTGCAGCCCCAGTCCGAGACGGTCTGGCGCCAAATGGGAAAATACCACGTCCCACGTATTGCTTTCATCAACAAGATGGACCGCACGGGGGCGGATTTTTTCGCCGCGATTGAATCCATGCGGGATCGCCTGAAAGCAAACGCGCATCCCATCTTTCTGCCAATTGGGGCGGAGGAAGACTTTATCGGGCTGATCGATCTTGCGTCGATGGAAGCCCGGATCTATGACAAGGCCGACGCAACTGGGCTGACTTACGAGATCACGGAAATTCCCACGGAATATCAGGACCAGGCCAGGGAATATCGGGAGAAGCTGATTGAAGCGCTCGCTGATTTCGATGACGGAATGGCCGAGAAATACCTCGAGGGCGAGGAGCTTTCGGCTGACGATGTGCGTGCCGCGATCCGCAAGGCGACGGTCTCGCTCGGCTTCTGTGGCGTGATTCCGGGGAGCGCTTTTAAAAATAAAGGCGTCCAAGCGGTTCTCGATTGCATCGTCAATTACCTGCCTTGTCCGCTCGACTTGCCCCCAATGAAAGGCGAGACCGAAAAGGGCGCGGATGTGGAAGTGGCTCCCGATGACAATGCCAAGTTTGCCGGACTCGCTTTCAAGCTGATGAACGATAGACATGTCGGAAAGCTCGTCTTCATGCGTGTTTACTCCGGCTCACTGGCCAAGGGCACTGCACTTTACAATCCCCGGACGGGTAAGACCGAGCGTATCTCGCGCTTGCTCATTATGAAGGCAGACTCCCGCGAGGATATTGATGTCGCCTACTCGGGTGACATTTGTGCCATCGTCGGTGGCCGTGATATCGTAACCGGAGACACCCTTTGCACCAAGGGCTTCGACGTGCGTTTGGAGCCGCCCACATTTCCTGAACCGGTCATTTCGATGTCGATTGAGCCGAAGACCACGGCGGACCAAGAGAAAATGGCGACTGGTCTGCAACGGCTCGCTGAAGAAGATCCGACTTTTGTTGTCAGTTCCGACGAAGAAACCGGCCAGACAATCATCGCCGGGATGGGTGAACTGCATCTGGAGATTATTAAAGACCGTCTCTTCCGCGAATTTAAAGTCGGCGCTGAAGCCGGGCGTCCACAAATCGCTTATCGTGAGACCATCACCACTGAAGGTGAAGGAGAGGGTAAATTCGTCCGCCAGACCGGAGGTAGTGGTCAATACGGCCACGCCCGTATCAAAATTGAGCCGCTCGATCGGGGCGAAGGTATTGAGATCGTCGATAAGATTGTCGGCGGTGCGATTCCCAAAGAATTCATCAAGCCGACTCTTGATGGCATTCGCGAAGCAGCAAACAACGGTGCGGTCTGCGGTTATCCTGTCATCGATTTCAAGGTCACACTTTTCGACGGTAGTTTCCACGATGTGGATTCCTCTGAAATGTCCTTCAAAATGGCTGGGATATTTGCCTTCCGAGATGCGATGGAAAAAGCAAGTCCCGTTCTCCTGGAGCCGATGATGCGGGTCGAGGTGGAATCTCCCGAAGATTACCAGGGCGATATCATGGGCGATCTGAATCGTCGCCGCGGTCAGATTCTGAATGTTGCCGCGAAGACTGCCTTTGTCTCCATCTCTGCTCTCGTGCCATTGCAGGAGATGTTTGGTTATGCTACGACAGTGCGCTCGCTCAGTAAGGGAAGAGCCTCCTACAGTATGGAGCCCGAGCGCTTCGAACCCGTTCCGCAAAATGTCCTCAACACCATTTTAGAAACTTCCACCCGGGGAAGATATTAATCAGAAGACAGCAATTTGAATATTTTACCTTAAACAAACTGAAAAATTAAACCAACTTAACCAAACACAAAATCATGAGTGCACCACGTATCCGTATCCGCCTGAAAGGCTTTGATTACCGCGTTATCGACCAGTCCGCTGCCGATATCGTTGAAACCGCGAAGCGTTCCGGCGCCCGCGTTGCCGGTCCGGTTCCGCTTCCGACCAAGATCGAGAAGTTTACCGTGAACCGCTCCGTTCACGTCAACAAGAAGTCCATGGACCAGTTCGAAGTGCGCACACACAAGCGCCTGATCGACATTGTCGAGCCTACCGCCGACACCGTTGACGAGCTCAAGAAGCTCAACCTGCCCGCCGGTGTGGATATCTCGATTAACGTCTAGCTCAAGAAGTTGGAATTCAGTAGATAGAAGTCAGATATTTCGAAAGCCCCGTCGCTGGAAAGCGCGGGGCTTTTTTTATGGATGGGCGGAACGATGCGACATGCGGGTGCCGGGTCATCGTCGTTGTGGTTCTGCCGGTATTTCACGCCACTGTGGCAACTGAACTGCGCCATGATTATTTAGAGTGAAAATTAGTTCACTATTTTATTGACAGCCAGATTTCGTGTCTGCATATAAGTAGTCGTTCTTCACTTCGAGGGGCACACGAAACACGATTCATTCGTAGCAAGCTAATAACACGCAACTGAAAGGAAATATCATGAATCAGACCATAATGACAGGAAACCTCACCGCCGATATCGAAACCCGCCAGGTTGGGGAACAACACCTCAGCAAGTTCACCCTCGCCTGTAACGAAGGGGAACGCGTGGTCTTCATTCCCGTGGAAGCTTGGAATATGGCGCACCTGCCCGATTGTCTGGCTAAAGGTGCCAAGGTGCTCGTTTCCGGATCCCTCAAGCAGAATAACTGGGAAACCGAAGACGGTGAGAAGCGCAGTCGCATCGTCCTGACCGCCTACAAGGTCGAGTTCCTCGATCCGGCACCGGAAAAACCGTCCGTACGTTCGGACCGCCCGAAGGGTAAAAACGACGCTTGCAGCCGTGCGGCCTAGTAATTGGCAACACAACAAATTTCGGAACGGAACCTAGTGGTTCGTCCAAAAAGTTTTTTCATGCTTCGACCAAAGCCGAAGGGCTTCGGCTACATAAAAAAAACTTATTTGCTGAAGCACTCGTCGCCCGACCTCGGCTTGGGATAGCTGTAATACCTCTTCGCTTTAATCTTGGTAGTTATGTGCTGCGAGCTTTTGGAGCAGCGCTAGGCGGCCGGGCAGGAGTGCGCCGAGGCGCTTGACTGCCCGGGCAACGCCGCGACCTCCAAAAGCTCGCGCATCCATTATAGACAGGCCCAAACGGCTCGCTGGCCGCGTTGGTCGCCCCCTTGCAGGGCCTCGCCCAACAGGGGACACCCGCCTTGCCAGTGAGCCTTTTGGGCTCTGCATAACTGCCAATCTTAAATCGAAGTGGTATAAAGGCGTCGTCCTGTTTGTTGAACCGCAAGACGCATCCTATCTTACGGGCTCATGCCTTTACCGCCAGTGGGGCAATCGAATCGTGGCCCACCAATTTAGCGGGGAAGAGTTTTTGTCGTTGGTTTTCCTTGCCGCGGGCCACGCCGTTCACCCAGCGCACGACGTGGCGGATCACCGGCTGATGGTCGAAGCGCATGTGCGGGATGGCGGGCCAGCACCAAAACAGGCTGGGGTCCTGGTCGGCGCAGATCAGGGCGACCTGCCTGAGGGCCGCGCCCCGCTTCTCGGCCAGATAGTTCCGCACCGCCAGGCAGAGCACCGGGTCCTCCACGATGATGGCGGTCGGGGGTGTGACTTTGAAGATGGCATCCAGGCAGGCGCTCAATCCCTTTGGGGATTCCTCCCAGTCCGGAAGGTTGTAGGCACCGGGAGTGATCCCCCGGTCCTTAAGCGCGTCAAAAAACGTTTGCAGGAAGAGCCCGTGTTTCGCTTTGCGGACTTCTTCGCGGACCAGCATGACAATGCGCCGGTCACCCCGCCGCTTCAGGCAAAGAAGCGCCTCCCTCAAGGCCGGCAGCTTGTCCGGGCCGGTGCCGGCAATGGACAGACCGGTCATACTCCCGAAGAGGGCAAAGGCGGGGACCACGGCTTGGGCAAACCATTCCAAGACCGGCTTGGAGCCGCCGTTCACGATCCATACGTCAGAGGGATCTGCTCGCACCCATTTGGCCACCTTCCGAGGATCTTGCTTCAGGTCCTTCAAGGTTTTGGAGGCGAAACTGAGCCCGTGCCCCGCTGCTTCCAATTGCCGCCGCAGCTCGAGGATCAGCCGATGGCTGGAATCGTCACGCTCGTAGAGGATCATTTTGACCTGCAGGGCCGTGCGTCGGTGCTTGTTCGGCAACACGATCCGCCGTCGTCGACCCGCTCCCTGCGATTCCAGCAACCCCTCGCGTTCCAACTGTTCCAGAGCCGCCTGCACGGTATCCCCGCCTGCACTCAGCTGCTTTACCAGCGCATTGCGCCCCGGCATGGTCTCGGTCCAGGTGCCCCGAAGGATTTCCTCGCGAAGGAAGTCGCTTGTCTGCTCGGTGGCGGATCGGATCGTTAGGCTGCGCATGTCTTCAAGCTGAGGAATTTCGGCAGGGTTGTGAATAAAAAAACGTTTGTCTGCCCAAGTAAGCAGCTCTTTATCACCACTGTTGTGAACCCGAAACTACGGTTTGTCTAAAACAGGCAAAAATTAAGTCTCATAACCCAAGAAAATTAGAAATGACACAATTTAAAACCATCACGTTCTTTGCCGCATGTTTGGCTGTGACGACAGCCGCAAACGCCTCGATGCAGCTCACATTCGGGGCTCCGGGCGGGGTCAGCTCACAAGATGGGTCGGTAACCAGTCTGACCGATAATTCACCGGAAGCCTCTTCAGATCCTCCAAATGCTCTCAGTGCCAGCGGCTTTCTTACAGGCGTCAACAACACCGACACAATCAGCTTCACGGCCACTGCATTCTCCGATTCATCCCTGGTCGGTAACGATCTGACCACCTCTACCTCTGATTCGACTGATCTCGCGCGTAACGGTGATGACGGGTGGGGGGCTCGCGATGGCGGCGGTGCAGAATCCAACATCGAATCCGATGACGGTTTTTTCGACGCCGTGCTACTTGCTTTTGATCTTTCCGGTTTGTCGGGCAATACGGGGCTAAGGATTACAGACGTCCTTGGCGTGGATACGGGTGGCAGTGGTAGTCCAAGCATGCAGGTCATTGTGGACGGTGTCTCGACGACCACCGTGGGCGGTCTTATCGGCAGCGGGCTATCTATCGATTTGACCGACGGCGATACGCTTGCCTTCCGCGAAGACAGCGGCACAGGTAATTACCGCATTCGATCAATCACGTTTGATACTTACGCGATTCCCGAACCTTCCACCTTCGGGCTCCTCGCCGGTTGCTTCGGCCTGACGTGGGTGATGCTGCGTCGACGCACCTAATTATACAAAAAACCAGCTATAAATTATCAACGAATAACGTCGTCATGATGAAAAATAACTTATCATCTACTGGGCCTGTAATTAGCACTGCTTTGTTCGTTTTTTTCAACACTGCTCCAATGAAGGCTGCTACTTTGGTCAACTCCTCCTTTGATCTGAACCCGAACACGGCGGTCGATACGACCGGCACAGCTGATTGGGGGTATTTTGTTGAAGGTGTTGGATTTACCGATGGTATGACGACAGGCGTCGCTGTTAACTTTGATGATTTAACTTTTGATGATGGTCCGGGTCCGAGTGCCGCGACCGTCTCGGAGTCCTCGCCCGGTATCGGCGAGGTCTTATATACCCCTACCGATACGAGTGACGGGACTGGCACTGCGGATACTATTGGCTTCACTTTCGATGGCAACAACGCTGGGCAGCGTCTGCATAATATCGGTGGTGACGAAGAAATCTTTTCGATGAAATTCAATGATCTGGGTGCGGGTACACACACCATGACCTTCTATGCGGGCCACGATAACAACTCGAGGGAAATGGATATCGACTATTTCGTTTATGAGGAAGACGATGCCGAAACGAGTGCCACGCTTTCAGGTACTGGCCTCCAGTCGGGTGGTCTGGTTAATGGTAGAGGCACATACACTCTCGAATTCAGTACGGCGACTGCCAACACCGACATTGTTTTTAATCTGGGTTCAGCGGGGAGTGGAGTCGGCGCTTGGACTCTGTCGGGATATACTTTAACGACCGTTGCTGTCCCAGAACCCTCAAGTTTCGCCTTGCTCGCCGGTTGCTTCGGCCTGACTTGGGTGATGCTACGTCGCCGGTAATTCTGTAATCGCATACTTTTACCATTGCGCCCTGCTTCTACTGGATAGGGCGCTTTTTTATGGGCCCGAAAAAGTGTTCTGTTGAACCACGCGCTGTGGTATTAGTAGGCTGACACGCTAAGATTCGTCTGTGAATCGACCGACTTGTAGGAAATGAATCACGTCTTTCATGACGGATTGTTTTTTCATGATCATGGGGTGGGTGGCGTGGACGACTTTGAAGGCTTTGAGCTCTTCGGTCTTGGTGCTTTCGATCGAGACTTTGCCATCGTCTTTCCCCGGAATCATGCAGGAGTTGATCCAGTTGATGCTGCGGTCGCCGGTGATTACGCCGCACTCGAAGTCGATGGGGGGGAGCTTGTTGACAAAGCTCTCGGAGGCGGTGCCGAGTTGCTGTCCGGCGGGGCCGTTGATCATCTTGAAGAGTTTCCAGTGGCCAATGCAGTCAACGACTTCGCTGCCCCGATTGGGCGGGCTGAGCATGACGACCCGCGCTAGATTGGTTAATGGATCCGTGGCCTGGATGTGCCGGACGACAATGCCGCCCAGGGAGTGGGTGACGAAGTGGATGCGTTCGGCGTCTTGGGTCTCGGTCTGAATGCGGGGGCGTAAGTCTATTGCCAGTTTCTCGATATCGTGGTGACGGGAATCGTAGCCGAAGTTGACCACGCGATAGCCTTCAGCTTCGAGGGCCTTTGCCATCTTCTGCATGGAGGCCGGTTGTCTGGCGAGTCCATGGAGGAGGACGACGGTTTCACTGGCGGGGAGCTGGGTAGTCATGGTGAGGAGGATTGGGATGAGTCGGGCAAGGTGCATCATAGGCTGTAACAAAACATACGTTCATCCGTAGCAGGGTTGGCTTTGCCGCCCCGCCCCGAATGTGCGCAATGCTAAGCAAGTTGCGGGTCGGGCGATGAATCAACCCGACTACGAAAGAAAACGTGTGAGAAGATACTAGGATTGAAGGAGCTTTTTATTGTGACGATACCAGTCGCTCTGGAAACGCTCCTCCGGGTCGTAAACCTTCTTCTCACTAAGAAATTGGGTAAACTGGGGGTAGCAGCGGAGCAACTGCGCTTTGGTGGCCCAGCGGTGGTAGGTCAGGTAATAGCTGCCGCCGAGCGAGATGGCGATGTCGATGAGACGGCGGAAGGCTTCGGCTGAATGGGCGATGTGCTGCTCCGTATGATTGATGTGCAGATTGAAGATGATGCAGGCGTAGTCCTGCCTGGCCCAGGCAAGGTAGCTTTCGTCGTCTTTTTCGATGAGACGAATGGTGCCGTAGATGACATCGACGTCGTTGGCGCGAAAATCGGCCGCGGCATTTGTCATGAATTCAGCGAGGCGGTGGCGGGGCACGTAGATTTCGGTGATCATCTCCGAGCCGGGATGCTTGCAGCCCATCTGCTCATCAATGTGGATATGATAATCGTCCGAGTAGCTGTTCATCTGGTGTTCGTCGGACCAGTAGAGCTGGCCGTCGGTCTGGCGGTAGAAGTCGGAATAAAGCTGAAAGGCCTTCGACTTGTCCGTGTGAGCCAGCAGGAGGAGCTGGTTCCAGATGTCGGCATCGAGTTGCTGCCGGGTTGCGTTCATCGGGGTGTCGAAGTCAGCGGGATAATAAACCGAGAGAATGCCGCTTCGGAGAAAATCCTCGTTTGCCGGGTCGATGGAAAACTGGAAGTCACCGTAGAGTGCCCCTTCGTTGATGGCCGTTTCGAAGCGGTTCATCAGGCCGTCGACGGAACTCAGTTCAACACGTCGCTGGAGTTTCTTGCGGCGCACCAGTTGGAGGCGCACGGTGGTGATAATACCGAAGAGACCGTAACCGCCGATGGCCAGTTTGAAGAGTTCGGTGTTTTCGCTACGGCTGCAGCGTTTGACCTCGCCGTTGGCGAGCAGGATTTCGAACGATGCCACATTTGAGATGATCGGCTGCATGGTCAGACCGCGGCTGTGAATATTGGCGGCCAGAGCCCCACCTACGGTGAGCCGATCGGCTCCGGTTTGTTTCTGGGCGATGGTCCAGGGGACGGACTCATCCTGCTGTAACTCAAGCAGCTGCTCGATCAGTTCCGGCCACTGGATACCTGCCTCGACTTCCAGCAGGCCCTCTTTCCGGTTGAACATGCGTATGCGGTTGAGGGCATTAACGTCAATCAGTTGGGTGCCGGTGCCGAACTGCTGGCCGCCCATGGCGTGGCGACCGCCGCAGATAGAGATCTTTTGTCCCTGGGCCGAAGCTTGCTGAACGATGCAGCGAAGTTCATATAGTGACCTTGGCTGGTGGATCCGGGCCACCCGGGTGCGGTTGAGCTTCGAGTGGATGTCGTTGACCCAGCGCGCGGTGGTATCTCTGGCCCAGGTCGCGCAGCCGGAGGCGGCCAGCGGGATAAGGGATAAGCATTTCAGAAAGTGGCGTCGTGTTTTCATTGTTTGAGAAACTGTTCGAGGAAAGTAGCCACCAGTACGGAGGCAGCGTCGTTTTCACGGACGTTGAGCTTGCCGCTTTGATTGAGCAGACAAATGCCGTGAAGGCCCGACCAGAGCACCTTGGCTTTGCGGCGGGCGGTGCCCTTATCCGAACTGAGGGGGCGGACGGCCTGGACGACTTGGTCAAAAATACGGTGGATCGCCTGATGGTAGGCTTCGGAATGATGGTCCACCGGAACCGCGAAGAGAAGCGACCAGAGGTGAGGGGAGTCGCGGTGGAAATCGAGGTAGGCTTGGGAAATTTTGCGTAGACGGACCTCGGCACCCGGATTCTCGGAGGCGATGCCTTCCAGTGTTTCCGCAAAGGACGTCATGCTGCCGATGTTGATGGCAGCGGCGAGTCCATCGATATTGTCGAAGAGGTTGTAGAGCG encodes the following:
- a CDS encoding esterase/lipase family protein codes for the protein MTTQLPASETVVLLHGLARQPASMQKMAKALEAEGYRVVNFGYDSRHHDIEKLAIDLRPRIQTETQDAERIHFVTHSLGGIVVRHIQATDPLTNLARVVMLSPPNRGSEVVDCIGHWKLFKMINGPAGQQLGTASESFVNKLPPIDFECGVITGDRSINWINSCMIPGKDDGKVSIESTKTEELKAFKVVHATHPMIMKKQSVMKDVIHFLQVGRFTDES
- a CDS encoding GntR family transcriptional regulator; protein product: MRSLTIRSATEQTSDFLREEILRGTWTETMPGRNALVKQLSAGGDTVQAALEQLEREGLLESQGAGRRRRIVLPNKHRRTALQVKMILYERDDSSHRLILELRRQLEAAGHGLSFASKTLKDLKQDPRKVAKWVRADPSDVWIVNGGSKPVLEWFAQAVVPAFALFGSMTGLSIAGTGPDKLPALREALLCLKRRGDRRIVMLVREEVRKAKHGLFLQTFFDALKDRGITPGAYNLPDWEESPKGLSACLDAIFKVTPPTAIIVEDPVLCLAVRNYLAEKRGAALRQVALICADQDPSLFWCWPAIPHMRFDHQPVIRHVVRWVNGVARGKENQRQKLFPAKLVGHDSIAPLAVKA
- a CDS encoding FAD-binding oxidoreductase, with the translated sequence MKTRRHFLKCLSLIPLAASGCATWARDTTARWVNDIHSKLNRTRVARIHQPRSLYELRCIVQQASAQGQKISICGGRHAMGGQQFGTGTQLIDVNALNRIRMFNRKEGLLEVEAGIQWPELIEQLLELQQDESVPWTIAQKQTGADRLTVGGALAANIHSRGLTMQPIISNVASFEILLANGEVKRCSRSENTELFKLAIGGYGLFGIITTVRLQLVRRKKLQRRVELSSVDGLMNRFETAINEGALYGDFQFSIDPANEDFLRSGILSVYYPADFDTPMNATRQQLDADIWNQLLLLAHTDKSKAFQLYSDFYRQTDGQLYWSDEHQMNSYSDDYHIHIDEQMGCKHPGSEMITEIYVPRHRLAEFMTNAAADFRANDVDVIYGTIRLIEKDDESYLAWARQDYACIIFNLHINHTEQHIAHSAEAFRRLIDIAISLGGSYYLTYHRWATKAQLLRCYPQFTQFLSEKKVYDPEERFQSDWYRHNKKLLQS
- the fusA gene encoding elongation factor G → MSANNTASANSPKRKFPLEHTRNIGIAAHIDAGKTTTTERILFYAGVVHKMGEVHEGSAVTDWMEQERERGITITSAAISCNWTNQQGPFAGINNQINIIDTPGHVDFTAEVERSLRVLDGAVGVFCAVAGVQPQSETVWRQMGKYHVPRIAFINKMDRTGADFFAAIESMRDRLKANAHPIFLPIGAEEDFIGLIDLASMEARIYDKADATGLTYEITEIPTEYQDQAREYREKLIEALADFDDGMAEKYLEGEELSADDVRAAIRKATVSLGFCGVIPGSAFKNKGVQAVLDCIVNYLPCPLDLPPMKGETEKGADVEVAPDDNAKFAGLAFKLMNDRHVGKLVFMRVYSGSLAKGTALYNPRTGKTERISRLLIMKADSREDIDVAYSGDICAIVGGRDIVTGDTLCTKGFDVRLEPPTFPEPVISMSIEPKTTADQEKMATGLQRLAEEDPTFVVSSDEETGQTIIAGMGELHLEIIKDRLFREFKVGAEAGRPQIAYRETITTEGEGEGKFVRQTGGSGQYGHARIKIEPLDRGEGIEIVDKIVGGAIPKEFIKPTLDGIREAANNGAVCGYPVIDFKVTLFDGSFHDVDSSEMSFKMAGIFAFRDAMEKASPVLLEPMMRVEVESPEDYQGDIMGDLNRRRGQILNVAAKTAFVSISALVPLQEMFGYATTVRSLSKGRASYSMEPERFEPVPQNVLNTILETSTRGRY
- the rpsJ gene encoding 30S ribosomal protein S10; translation: MSAPRIRIRLKGFDYRVIDQSAADIVETAKRSGARVAGPVPLPTKIEKFTVNRSVHVNKKSMDQFEVRTHKRLIDIVEPTADTVDELKKLNLPAGVDISINV
- a CDS encoding single-stranded DNA-binding protein: MNQTIMTGNLTADIETRQVGEQHLSKFTLACNEGERVVFIPVEAWNMAHLPDCLAKGAKVLVSGSLKQNNWETEDGEKRSRIVLTAYKVEFLDPAPEKPSVRSDRPKGKNDACSRAA
- a CDS encoding TraB/GumN family protein — protein: MHPSLRLLLCFFALQIVVFGQSPVWKISKNEQTLYVGGTCHILRQSDFPLPEAFDAAYNESDLLVFEVDPARMQDPAVATQLMRKARYTDGRTLKTVLSKEVYDELAAQAKKSEMPIEVLNGLKPGMAVMMLTIQELMKAGVTQDGVDMVFAKRAKADGKPVRSLETAEFQIDLITSMGEGLEDELVRYSLRDLNQIEKFFGVMIRAWREGDNQALERLFVDDMRKFPGLYEALLAERNENWMNDLEKMLATPEVEFVLVGAGHLVGEDGLLASFQKMGCQVQVLGSESVQ
- the rpsL gene encoding 30S ribosomal protein S12 — encoded protein: MPTINQLVRAPRVVQKEKSKSRALDRNPFRRGVCVQVMTRTPKKPNSAIRKVAKVRLTNGIEVIAYIPDEGHNLQEHSIVLVRGGRVKDLPGVRYHIVRGTLDCVGVEKRRRSRSKYGVKKPKE
- the rpsG gene encoding 30S ribosomal protein S7, with protein sequence MSRRRQAVKRPLIPDPRYNSTLVTNLVNMIMERGKRTVAQRIVYTAFQRVSEKLGKGDPVDLVMGALENARPKLEVKSRRVGGATYQVPVEVSFERQQSLAFRWMVSTARNRKGVPMDEALADEIVDAYNNTGAVVKKKEEMHRMAQANRAFAHLRW
- a CDS encoding TetR/AcrR family transcriptional regulator; translated protein: MARRKDHTREELTRLTIDAGRKLVMDRGPAALTARNVAKAIGYTPGTLYNLFDNIDGLAAAINIGSMTSFAETLEGIASENPGAEVRLRKISQAYLDFHRDSPHLWSLLFAVPVDHHSEAYHQAIHRIFDQVVQAVRPLSSDKGTARRKAKVLWSGLHGICLLNQSGKLNVRENDAASVLVATFLEQFLKQ